The following are from one region of the Streptomyces decoyicus genome:
- a CDS encoding AlkA N-terminal domain-containing protein, which translates to MDDETRYEAVSSRDARFDGEFFFAVVTTGIYCRPSCPAVTPKRVNVRFFPSAAAAQAAGFRACRRCRPDAVPGSAEWNVRADLVGRAMRFIGDGVVDREGVGGLARRLGYSARQVQRQLTAELGAGPVALARARRAHTARVLLQTTALPVTELAFAAGFASIRQFNDTMREIYAGTPSELRAAAVGGRAAVGRAGAARRGAENARCGSGAGRGSAAGRGGAADRRTGADRRTAGAGAGAGSGTGPGSGADGGSVLAGVPLRLAYRGPYAAAEIFDFLQVRAVDGVEEVCGPRGGRTYRRTLRLTHGSGIAEVDEPTGPRGRRRPPAGLVCPAARGADGGWLECRLRLTDLRDLSTAVQRIRRLFDLDADPYAVAERLGADPLLRPLVAERPGLRSPGAADPEELAVRTVLGGPPERAAALVRRYGKPLDAPDGGLTHLFPAPAELTGAQVAEPVRTLCTALADGAVLLDAGADRGAAERALAALPGVGPRAAAYIRMRALGDPDVGAAAHGSGQERDGHGAVSPAAAWRPWGAYAVHHLWNAGLLPPEEMLTGEMLPEPEPEPEPEPGRRPEPEPEPGPEPEREPEPHGVREVPVVSDPPVHAASRQLLVTP; encoded by the coding sequence ATGGACGACGAGACCAGGTACGAAGCGGTGTCCAGCCGGGATGCGCGGTTCGACGGGGAGTTCTTCTTCGCGGTGGTGACGACCGGCATCTACTGCCGGCCGAGCTGTCCCGCGGTCACTCCCAAGCGGGTGAATGTGCGGTTCTTCCCCTCGGCCGCCGCCGCGCAGGCGGCCGGGTTCCGGGCCTGCCGCCGGTGCCGGCCGGACGCCGTGCCGGGCTCCGCCGAGTGGAATGTGCGCGCCGACCTGGTCGGCCGGGCCATGCGGTTCATCGGGGACGGAGTCGTGGACCGGGAGGGGGTCGGCGGGCTTGCCCGGCGGCTGGGGTACAGCGCACGTCAGGTGCAGCGGCAGCTGACCGCGGAGCTCGGCGCGGGGCCGGTGGCGCTGGCGCGGGCCCGACGGGCGCACACCGCGCGGGTGCTGCTTCAGACCACCGCACTGCCCGTCACCGAGCTGGCCTTCGCGGCCGGGTTCGCCAGTATCCGGCAGTTCAACGACACGATGCGGGAGATCTACGCGGGGACGCCCAGCGAGTTGCGGGCGGCGGCCGTGGGCGGGCGTGCGGCGGTCGGGCGTGCGGGGGCCGCACGGCGTGGCGCCGAAAATGCGAGGTGCGGGTCCGGCGCGGGGCGCGGGTCCGCCGCGGGGCGTGGGGGCGCCGCCGACCGTCGTACCGGCGCCGACCGTCGTACCGCCGGGGCCGGGGCCGGAGCAGGGTCGGGCACCGGGCCGGGATCCGGTGCCGACGGCGGCTCGGTGCTCGCCGGGGTTCCGCTGCGGCTGGCCTACCGCGGACCGTACGCGGCGGCCGAGATCTTCGACTTCCTCCAGGTGCGGGCGGTGGACGGCGTCGAGGAAGTGTGCGGGCCGCGCGGCGGGCGCACCTATCGCCGTACGCTGCGGCTCACCCACGGCAGCGGGATCGCCGAGGTCGACGAGCCCACCGGGCCGCGCGGGCGGCGCCGGCCACCGGCGGGCCTGGTGTGCCCGGCGGCGCGCGGGGCGGACGGCGGCTGGCTGGAGTGCCGGCTGCGGCTGACAGACCTGCGGGATCTGTCGACGGCCGTGCAGCGGATCCGCCGGCTGTTCGACCTCGATGCCGACCCGTATGCGGTCGCCGAGCGGCTCGGCGCCGACCCGCTGCTCCGTCCGCTGGTGGCCGAGCGGCCGGGGCTGCGCTCACCCGGCGCCGCGGACCCCGAGGAACTGGCGGTACGGACGGTGCTCGGCGGCCCGCCGGAGCGCGCCGCCGCGCTGGTGCGCAGGTACGGCAAACCACTGGACGCGCCGGACGGCGGGCTCACCCACCTGTTCCCGGCGCCCGCAGAACTGACCGGTGCACAGGTCGCGGAGCCGGTGCGCACCCTGTGCACCGCGCTCGCGGACGGCGCGGTCCTGCTGGACGCGGGCGCTGACCGTGGCGCCGCCGAGCGGGCGCTGGCCGCGCTGCCCGGTGTCGGCCCGAGGGCGGCCGCGTACATCAGGATGCGGGCGCTGGGCGACCCGGATGTGGGGGCGGCGGCGCACGGGAGCGGCCAGGAGCGGGACGGGCACGGGGCGGTGAGCCCGGCCGCCGCATGGCGCCCCTGGGGCGCGTACGCCGTGCACCATCTGTGGAACGCCGGGCTGCTGCCGCCGGAGGAGATGCTTACGGGGGAGATGCTGCCGGAGCCGGAGCCGGAGCCGGAGCCGGAGCCGGGGCGGCGGCCGGAGCCGGAGCCGGAGCCAGGGCCAGAGCCGGAGCGGGAGCCGGAGCCGCACGGCGTCCGGGAGGTGCCCGTGGTGTCGGACCCGCCCGTCCACGCCGCCAGCCGGCAGCTCCTGGTGACGCCGTAG
- a CDS encoding DUF456 domain-containing protein, with protein MGVWQLVAVGLVMLLGLLGVLVPGIPGPLIVWAGVAWWALSEKSSLAWVVLMGATAVLLLNQTLKWLLPVRNLRAAGAPYRTLFLAGVAGIVGFFLVPVVGGPLGAVGGLYLLERARLGSRGDAWASTRTVMRAIGLSVLIELFACLLVVGAWAGAVVAG; from the coding sequence ATGGGTGTGTGGCAGCTGGTCGCGGTCGGCCTGGTCATGCTGCTCGGGCTGCTCGGGGTGCTGGTGCCCGGCATCCCCGGGCCGCTGATCGTCTGGGCGGGCGTGGCGTGGTGGGCGCTGTCCGAGAAGTCCTCCCTCGCCTGGGTGGTGCTCATGGGTGCCACCGCCGTGCTGCTCCTCAACCAGACGCTGAAATGGCTGCTGCCGGTCCGCAACCTGCGGGCCGCGGGCGCGCCGTACCGGACGCTGTTCCTGGCGGGGGTGGCCGGCATCGTGGGGTTCTTCCTGGTCCCGGTCGTCGGGGGTCCGCTGGGTGCCGTCGGCGGCCTCTACCTGCTGGAGCGGGCCCGGCTCGGCAGCCGCGGCGATGCCTGGGCCTCGACCCGTACGGTCATGCGCGCCATCGGACTGAGCGTGCTGATCGAGCTGTTCGCCTGCCTGCTGGTCGTCGGTGCCTGGGCCGGAGCGGTGGTGGCGGGCTGA
- a CDS encoding protein phosphatase 2C domain-containing protein produces MNQQGAARGHEDDWWRQLYGDGSEGERTGEDAPARGAVCDAGPSDAPDTLDDRVESALRALGAPRWADPAPEEPPGPGPAAQEPWSPPARHAPPPPEPSAPIPLRSTGPGTRATSTDRAPADRASTGYPSTDRLSTDRRATGRQAAPAPRAPGDTAPPATTGLPGARPPSYGAEPGELPAADAAALDDLVPDTTLDGGRYGALTLRAVSHRGDAARRRGDARRDALLTARFGAGRHALLLVAVATGRPAAEGAHRAARDACTWIGGAVGRSYTRLAEDIRTDRRGALKSGLQRLTDRSHGKLRGRAPERGAAPQQYPAALRCLLLPADPDCRTRVFFGVGAGGLFLLRDGAWQDLEPATDPVSGEAADDDTGGLPRPTSGTPHGAYPAESPARPEPFLFRTAFARPGDTLLLCSSGLAAPLRGEPAFAARLADRWSATEPPGLVDVLAAAQLRVEGHPEDRTAVGVWES; encoded by the coding sequence ATGAATCAGCAGGGAGCCGCGCGCGGCCACGAGGACGACTGGTGGCGGCAGTTGTACGGCGACGGCAGCGAGGGCGAGCGCACGGGCGAGGACGCCCCGGCGCGCGGCGCGGTGTGCGATGCCGGGCCGTCCGACGCCCCGGACACCCTCGATGACCGGGTCGAGTCGGCGCTGCGTGCGCTGGGAGCGCCGCGTTGGGCCGATCCGGCACCGGAGGAGCCCCCGGGTCCCGGCCCGGCCGCCCAGGAACCGTGGTCACCGCCGGCCCGCCACGCACCGCCCCCGCCCGAGCCCTCCGCACCGATCCCGCTCCGGTCCACCGGGCCCGGCACCCGCGCGACGTCCACCGACCGCGCCCCCGCCGACCGCGCCTCCACCGGCTACCCCTCCACCGACCGCCTCTCCACCGACCGGCGGGCCACCGGCCGGCAAGCCGCCCCGGCCCCACGTGCGCCCGGGGACACCGCACCACCCGCCACCACCGGCCTCCCCGGTGCCCGGCCGCCCTCCTACGGTGCCGAGCCGGGCGAACTTCCCGCCGCCGACGCGGCCGCGCTGGACGACCTGGTGCCCGACACCACGCTGGACGGCGGCCGGTACGGCGCGCTGACCCTGCGTGCCGTCTCGCACCGCGGCGACGCCGCCCGCCGCCGCGGTGACGCACGCCGTGACGCGCTGCTCACCGCCCGCTTCGGGGCCGGCCGGCACGCCCTGCTCCTGGTCGCCGTCGCAACGGGCCGGCCGGCCGCCGAGGGGGCCCACCGCGCCGCCCGGGACGCCTGCACCTGGATCGGCGGTGCGGTCGGCCGCAGTTACACCCGACTGGCGGAGGACATCCGGACGGACCGTCGCGGCGCCCTCAAATCCGGGCTCCAGCGGCTCACCGACCGCAGCCACGGCAAGCTGCGCGGCCGGGCTCCGGAGCGCGGCGCCGCACCGCAGCAGTACCCCGCCGCGCTGCGCTGTCTGCTGCTGCCCGCCGATCCGGACTGCCGTACGCGGGTGTTCTTCGGCGTCGGTGCGGGCGGTCTCTTCCTGCTGCGCGACGGCGCCTGGCAGGACCTGGAGCCCGCCACGGACCCTGTCTCCGGGGAGGCAGCGGACGACGACACCGGTGGCCTGCCCCGTCCCACCTCAGGCACTCCGCACGGCGCGTACCCGGCCGAGAGCCCGGCGCGGCCCGAGCCGTTCCTCTTCCGGACGGCTTTCGCCCGTCCGGGGGACACCCTGCTGCTGTGCAGCTCCGGTCTCGCCGCGCCGCTGCGGGGGGAGCCCGCGTTCGCCGCCCGGCTGGCCGACCGCTGGTCCGCCACCGAACCGCCGGGCCTGGTGGACGTCCTCGCCGCCGCGCAACTGCGGGTCGAGGGCCATCCGGAGGACCGTACGGCCGTCGGGGTGTGGGAGTCGTAG
- a CDS encoding pyruvate dehydrogenase yields the protein MAKQTVAEQFVDILVRAGVKRLYGVVGDSLNPVVDAIRRNSAIDWIQVRHEEVAAFAAGAEAQLTGSLAACAGSCGPGNLHLINGLYDAHRSMAPVLALASQIPSSEIGTNFFQETHPDRLFAECSHYSELISSTKQMPRVLQTAIQHAIGQSGVAVVSLPGDIAAEQAPERAIEHALVTSRPSVRPGDAEIDKLARMIDEADKVTLFCGSGTAGAHAEVMEFAERVKSPVGHALRGKEWIQYDNPYDVGMSGLLGYGAAYEATHECDLLILLGTDFPYNAFLPDNNKIVQVDVRPEHLGRRTKLDLAVWGDVRETLRGLIPKVRPKQNRKFLDRMLKKHAEALEGVVKAYTRNVEKHVPIHPEFVASLLDEEAADDAIFTVDTGMCNVWAARYLTPNGRRRVIGSFSHGSMANALPQAIGAQFLDRGRQVVSMSGDGGFSMLMGDFLTLVQYDLPVKVVLFNNSSLGMVELEMLVSGLPSYGTTNRNPDFAAIARAAGAHGIRVEKPKQLRGALREAFKHKGPALVDVVTDPNALSIPPKISAEMVSGFALSAGKIVLDGGVGRMLQMARSNLRNVPRV from the coding sequence ATGGCGAAGCAGACCGTGGCCGAGCAGTTCGTGGACATCCTCGTGCGGGCGGGGGTGAAGCGGCTCTACGGCGTCGTCGGCGACAGCCTCAACCCGGTGGTGGACGCCATCCGCCGCAATTCCGCGATCGACTGGATCCAGGTCCGGCACGAGGAGGTCGCCGCGTTCGCCGCCGGGGCGGAAGCGCAGCTCACCGGCTCGCTCGCGGCCTGCGCCGGCTCCTGCGGCCCCGGCAATCTGCACCTCATCAACGGCCTGTACGACGCCCACCGCTCGATGGCCCCGGTTCTCGCCCTGGCGTCCCAGATCCCCTCCAGCGAGATCGGCACCAACTTCTTCCAGGAGACACACCCCGACCGGCTGTTCGCCGAGTGCAGCCACTACAGCGAACTGATCTCCAGCACCAAGCAGATGCCGCGGGTGCTGCAGACCGCGATCCAGCACGCCATCGGCCAGAGCGGGGTCGCGGTCGTGTCCCTCCCCGGCGATATCGCCGCCGAGCAGGCCCCCGAGCGCGCGATCGAACATGCCCTGGTCACCTCGCGTCCTTCCGTACGCCCCGGAGACGCCGAGATCGACAAGCTGGCCCGGATGATCGACGAGGCCGACAAGGTCACGCTGTTCTGCGGCAGCGGCACGGCGGGCGCCCACGCCGAGGTGATGGAGTTCGCCGAGCGGGTGAAGTCCCCGGTCGGCCATGCACTGCGCGGCAAGGAGTGGATCCAGTACGACAACCCCTACGACGTGGGCATGAGCGGACTGCTCGGCTACGGCGCGGCCTACGAGGCCACCCACGAGTGCGATCTGCTGATCCTGCTCGGCACGGACTTCCCGTACAACGCGTTCCTGCCCGACAACAACAAGATCGTCCAGGTCGATGTCCGGCCCGAACACCTGGGCCGCCGCACCAAGCTCGACCTGGCCGTCTGGGGCGATGTCCGGGAGACGTTGCGCGGTCTGATCCCCAAGGTCCGGCCGAAGCAGAACCGCAAGTTCCTGGACCGGATGCTGAAGAAGCACGCTGAGGCGCTGGAAGGCGTGGTCAAGGCCTACACCCGCAATGTCGAGAAGCATGTCCCGATCCACCCCGAGTTCGTCGCCTCCCTCCTGGACGAGGAGGCCGCCGACGACGCGATCTTCACGGTCGACACCGGCATGTGCAATGTCTGGGCGGCGCGCTATCTCACCCCCAACGGCCGCCGCCGGGTGATCGGCTCGTTCAGCCACGGCTCGATGGCCAACGCGCTGCCGCAGGCGATCGGCGCCCAGTTCCTCGACCGCGGACGCCAGGTCGTCTCCATGTCCGGCGACGGCGGATTCTCCATGCTGATGGGCGACTTCCTCACCCTGGTCCAGTACGACCTGCCGGTGAAGGTGGTGCTGTTCAACAACTCCTCGCTGGGCATGGTGGAGCTGGAGATGCTGGTCTCCGGTCTGCCGTCGTACGGCACCACCAACCGGAACCCGGACTTCGCGGCCATCGCCCGCGCGGCCGGGGCGCACGGCATCCGGGTGGAGAAGCCCAAGCAGCTGCGCGGCGCACTGCGCGAGGCCTTCAAGCACAAGGGCCCGGCGCTGGTCGATGTGGTCACCGACCCCAACGCCCTGTCCATCCCGCCGAAGATCAGCGCCGAGATGGTCTCCGGCTTCGCGCTGTCGGCCGGCAAGATCGTGCTGGACGGCGGGGTCGGCCGGATGCTCCAGATGGCCCGCTCCAACCTGCGGAACGTCCCCCGGGTGTAG
- a CDS encoding alpha-mannosidase, translated as MHDDRLLVEGRLERALGQFIRPAQYAARVPLRLAVWHAPGEPVPVGEALVAPYEPFAAGEPWGPPWSTSWFRLAGEVPQEWAGRRVEAVIDPGFSGDGPGFQAEGLVYDAEGVPLKGIHPRNRHVPVGAQVDGGEEVRLLLEAAANPAVLRDFRPTGLGDVRTAPGRPLYRFASADLAVLDETVWQLILDIEVLSELMHELPADGSRRHEILRALEDMLDTLDLHDVGGTAAEGRAALADVLSRPATASAHRVFATGHAHIDSAWLWPLRETVRKASRTFANVAQLTDEYPELVFSCSQAQQYAWVKEHQPHIWERIKEAVRRGNWAPVGSMWVESDANMPGGEALARQLVHGKRFFLEELGVETEEIWLPDSFGYTAAFPQLARLAGAKWFLTQKLSWNQTDKMPHHTFWWEGIDGTRVFTHFPPVDTYNSRLHAAELAHAERNFADKGRATRSLVPFGWGDGGGGPTREMLERARRIRSLEGSPRVGIEPPARFFEAAHEEYGTAAPVWSGELYLQFHRGTYTSQAKTKQGNRRSEHLLREAELWAATAAVRADGGGYAYPYDALDRLWKTVLLHQFHDILPGSSIAWVHREARDTYAAVAAELTGIIETAIGALAGSAAAPDGVPTVFNASPYDREEIVALPGTGPGPDEPTQVAVHVPALGSAAVRPPGPDSATPPPAPVRADTGAEGTLTLDNGLLRVTVDADGLLASVRDLHAGREVLAPGARGNLLQLHPDHPNKYDAWDLDRHYRHRHTDLTDAESVELAAAGPLSATVRVTRAFGASRITQELTLRAGSHRLDIITDIDWHESEKVLKAAFPLDVHAERSASEVQFGHVHRPTHTNTSWDAARFEICAHRWLRVAEPGYGIALLNDSTYGHDVTRGPHPEGLGTTVRLTLLRAPHSPDPETDQGTHRFTYALLPGAGTGDAVAEGLALNLPLRTATAPPVLPLVRVDHPALTVESVKLAEDRSGDVVVRLYESRGGRATGTLSPGFPLERATVTDLLERPLHEEEEGPTSDVTVELRPFQILTLRLRPQHPAAD; from the coding sequence GTGCACGACGACCGACTGCTGGTGGAGGGGCGCCTGGAGCGGGCGCTGGGACAGTTCATCAGGCCCGCGCAGTACGCGGCGCGGGTGCCGCTGCGGCTCGCCGTCTGGCATGCGCCGGGGGAACCGGTGCCGGTGGGCGAGGCGCTGGTGGCCCCGTACGAGCCGTTCGCTGCCGGTGAGCCCTGGGGCCCGCCGTGGTCCACGAGCTGGTTCCGGCTGGCGGGCGAGGTGCCGCAGGAGTGGGCGGGGCGGCGGGTGGAGGCCGTCATCGACCCCGGCTTCAGCGGCGACGGGCCCGGGTTCCAGGCCGAGGGGCTCGTCTACGACGCCGAGGGTGTGCCCCTCAAGGGCATCCATCCACGCAACCGGCATGTGCCCGTCGGGGCGCAGGTGGACGGCGGTGAGGAGGTGCGGCTGCTGCTGGAGGCCGCCGCGAATCCGGCGGTGCTGCGGGACTTCCGCCCCACCGGCCTCGGCGATGTACGGACCGCTCCCGGCCGGCCGCTGTACCGCTTCGCCTCGGCGGACCTCGCGGTGCTCGACGAGACCGTCTGGCAGCTGATCCTCGATATCGAGGTGCTCTCCGAGCTGATGCACGAGCTGCCCGCCGACGGCTCGCGCCGGCACGAGATCCTGCGGGCCCTGGAGGACATGCTGGACACGCTCGATCTGCACGATGTCGGCGGCACGGCGGCCGAGGGCCGGGCCGCGCTGGCGGACGTACTGAGCCGCCCGGCCACCGCGAGCGCCCATCGTGTCTTTGCCACCGGCCATGCGCATATCGATTCCGCCTGGCTGTGGCCGCTGCGCGAGACCGTGCGCAAGGCGTCCCGCACCTTCGCCAATGTCGCCCAACTGACCGATGAATACCCCGAGTTGGTTTTCTCCTGCTCCCAGGCGCAGCAGTACGCCTGGGTCAAGGAGCATCAGCCGCACATCTGGGAGCGCATCAAGGAGGCCGTACGGCGGGGCAATTGGGCGCCGGTGGGCTCGATGTGGGTGGAGTCCGACGCCAACATGCCCGGCGGGGAGGCGCTGGCCAGGCAGCTGGTGCACGGCAAACGCTTCTTCCTGGAGGAGCTGGGGGTGGAGACCGAGGAGATCTGGCTGCCGGACTCGTTCGGCTACACCGCAGCGTTCCCGCAGCTGGCGCGGCTGGCCGGCGCGAAGTGGTTCCTGACGCAGAAGCTGTCGTGGAACCAGACGGACAAGATGCCGCACCACACCTTCTGGTGGGAGGGCATCGACGGCACCCGTGTCTTCACCCACTTCCCGCCGGTCGACACCTACAACTCCCGCCTGCACGCCGCCGAACTCGCCCACGCCGAACGCAACTTCGCCGACAAGGGGCGCGCCACCCGCTCCCTGGTGCCCTTCGGCTGGGGCGACGGCGGGGGTGGCCCGACCCGCGAGATGCTGGAGCGGGCCCGCAGGATCCGCTCCCTGGAGGGCTCACCGCGCGTCGGGATCGAGCCGCCGGCCCGGTTCTTCGAGGCCGCCCACGAGGAGTACGGAACCGCGGCGCCGGTCTGGTCGGGCGAGCTGTACCTCCAGTTCCACCGCGGTACGTACACCTCGCAGGCGAAGACCAAGCAGGGCAACCGGCGCAGTGAACATCTGCTGCGCGAGGCGGAGTTGTGGGCCGCGACGGCGGCGGTACGGGCGGACGGCGGCGGGTACGCCTACCCGTACGACGCCCTCGACCGCCTCTGGAAGACCGTGCTGCTGCACCAGTTCCACGACATCCTGCCGGGGTCGTCCATCGCCTGGGTCCACCGCGAGGCCCGTGACACCTATGCGGCGGTCGCGGCGGAACTCACCGGGATCATCGAGACGGCGATCGGGGCACTGGCGGGGAGTGCGGCGGCGCCTGACGGGGTGCCGACGGTGTTCAACGCCTCGCCCTACGACCGGGAGGAGATCGTTGCGCTCCCGGGGACGGGGCCGGGGCCGGACGAGCCGACCCAGGTCGCGGTGCATGTCCCCGCGCTGGGCTCGGCGGCCGTCCGTCCGCCCGGCCCGGACTCCGCCACTCCGCCGCCCGCCCCCGTCCGGGCGGACACCGGCGCCGAGGGCACCCTCACGCTCGACAACGGGCTGCTGCGGGTGACCGTCGACGCCGACGGCCTGCTGGCCTCCGTACGCGATCTGCACGCCGGCCGGGAGGTGCTGGCACCGGGCGCCCGTGGCAATCTGCTGCAACTGCACCCCGACCACCCCAACAAGTACGACGCCTGGGACCTCGACCGGCACTACCGCCACCGGCACACCGATCTGACCGACGCCGAGTCCGTCGAGCTGGCCGCGGCCGGGCCGCTGTCCGCGACGGTACGGGTGACCAGGGCGTTCGGCGCGTCGCGAATCACCCAGGAGCTGACCCTGCGGGCGGGCTCGCACCGCCTCGACATCATCACCGACATCGACTGGCACGAGTCGGAGAAGGTCCTCAAGGCCGCCTTCCCGCTGGATGTCCACGCCGAACGGTCCGCCTCCGAGGTGCAGTTCGGTCACGTACACCGGCCCACCCACACCAACACCAGCTGGGACGCGGCCCGTTTCGAGATCTGTGCGCACCGCTGGCTGCGGGTCGCCGAGCCCGGCTACGGCATCGCCCTGCTCAACGACTCGACATACGGGCATGACGTCACCCGCGGCCCGCACCCCGAGGGCCTGGGCACGACGGTCCGGCTGACGCTGCTGCGCGCCCCGCACAGCCCCGACCCCGAGACCGACCAGGGCACCCACCGCTTCACCTATGCGCTGCTGCCGGGTGCCGGGACCGGCGACGCGGTGGCCGAGGGGCTGGCCCTCAACCTGCCCCTGCGGACCGCCACCGCGCCGCCCGTCCTCCCGCTGGTCCGCGTCGACCACCCGGCCCTCACCGTCGAGTCGGTCAAGCTCGCCGAGGACCGCAGCGGCGATGTGGTGGTGCGGCTGTACGAGTCCCGGGGCGGCCGCGCCACCGGCACGCTCTCCCCCGGCTTCCCGCTCGAACGGGCCACCGTGACCGACCTGTTGGAACGACCGCTGCACGAGGAGGAGGAAGGCCCGACCTCGGATGTGACGGTGGAGCTGCGTCCGTTCCAGATCCTGACGCTGCGGCTCCGGCCTCAGCATCCGGCCGCCGACTGA
- a CDS encoding ATP-binding protein, which translates to MRHADLKAVGEVRRELRQLLNRWATPGGGELAEVATLLTSELVTNALVHAEGGAVVTARVGDRLRVEVRDFVPGRPEPRAPTTDGTSGRGLMLVRSLADAWGIRTENLGKSVWFELGGGPA; encoded by the coding sequence GTGCGGCATGCGGATCTGAAAGCGGTCGGTGAGGTGCGCAGGGAGCTGCGTCAGCTGCTGAACCGCTGGGCGACGCCGGGGGGCGGCGAGCTGGCGGAGGTCGCGACACTGCTCACCAGCGAGCTGGTCACCAACGCCCTGGTGCATGCCGAGGGCGGCGCCGTCGTCACGGCCAGGGTCGGCGACCGGCTGCGGGTGGAGGTCAGGGACTTCGTGCCCGGCCGCCCCGAGCCCCGCGCACCGACCACCGACGGAACCTCCGGCAGGGGGCTGATGCTGGTGCGCTCCCTGGCCGACGCGTGGGGCATCCGTACCGAAAACCTCGGCAAGAGTGTGTGGTTCGAGCTGGGCGGCGGACCGGCCTGA
- a CDS encoding DUF2637 domain-containing protein produces the protein MRMTDISLDWLVPGALLLIGVPVAAALVVRGRRAAAARSTGDDSWERSEERRRRKETVFASASYLLLFCCAAVAAALSFHGLVGFGVQNLNLSGGWEYLVPFGLDGAAMFCSVLAVREASHGDAALGSRLLVWTFAGAAAWFNWVHAPRGLDHAGAPQFFAGMSLSAAVLFDRALKQTRRAALREQGLVPRPLPQIRIVRWLRAPRETFAAWSLMLLEGVRTLDEAVEEVREDRREKEQNRLRRREQGKLDRARIKAINRQHRGWGLGRGGGRQLAVSQTVTAPAEVAGPDPAIAGDVEPPLTGELPVHARPALKAVSGAETEGVDAAAGPRRTVDLTAEDDTQTIPRLDSLEEKLAEIERQFG, from the coding sequence ATGAGAATGACCGACATATCGCTGGATTGGCTGGTTCCCGGAGCCCTGCTGCTCATCGGCGTGCCGGTGGCCGCGGCGCTGGTGGTGCGCGGCAGGCGCGCGGCCGCTGCCCGGTCCACCGGCGACGACTCCTGGGAACGCAGCGAGGAGCGGCGCCGCCGCAAGGAGACGGTCTTCGCCTCGGCCTCGTACCTGCTGCTGTTCTGCTGTGCGGCGGTCGCCGCCGCACTGTCCTTCCACGGCTTGGTCGGCTTCGGCGTACAGAACCTCAACCTCTCCGGGGGCTGGGAGTACCTGGTGCCGTTCGGGCTCGACGGCGCGGCGATGTTCTGCTCCGTGCTCGCCGTGCGGGAGGCCAGCCACGGTGATGCGGCGCTCGGCTCCCGGTTGCTGGTGTGGACGTTCGCGGGCGCGGCGGCGTGGTTCAACTGGGTGCATGCGCCGCGCGGCCTGGACCACGCGGGCGCTCCGCAGTTCTTCGCCGGGATGTCGCTGTCGGCAGCGGTCCTCTTCGACCGGGCGCTCAAGCAGACCCGCCGGGCGGCGCTGCGCGAGCAGGGCCTGGTGCCCCGTCCGCTGCCGCAGATCCGGATCGTGCGCTGGCTGCGCGCGCCCCGGGAGACCTTCGCGGCCTGGTCGCTGATGCTGCTGGAGGGCGTACGGACCCTGGACGAGGCGGTCGAGGAGGTCCGCGAGGACCGGCGCGAGAAAGAGCAGAACCGTCTCCGCAGGCGCGAGCAGGGCAAGCTCGACCGGGCTCGCATCAAGGCCATCAACCGGCAGCACCGCGGCTGGGGCCTCGGCCGTGGCGGCGGCCGGCAGCTGGCGGTGTCGCAGACGGTGACGGCCCCCGCTGAGGTGGCCGGCCCCGACCCCGCCATAGCCGGCGACGTCGAGCCGCCGCTCACCGGGGAGCTGCCGGTGCACGCCCGTCCGGCACTCAAGGCCGTGTCCGGAGCCGAGACCGAGGGCGTCGATGCCGCGGCCGGGCCCCGTAGGACCGTGGATCTCACCGCCGAGGACGACACCCAGACGATTCCCCGTCTGGACTCCCTCGAGGAGAAACTCGCCGAGATCGAACGGCAATTCGGCTGA
- a CDS encoding putative immunity protein, with translation MPTESEKIELSPHELREITGYAAECARRALSIFEQSAPADPRPRDAIDAAQAFAAGGRRTAALRQSAWAAYSAAREAASPAAADAARAASHAAAAAYLHPLANAHQVKHILGAAAHAARAEELTSGEDRRVTAGTLDWARHHAPTAVTAVLGRMPAAPPGGGRVGEFIRVLDAALRA, from the coding sequence GTGCCAACCGAGTCGGAAAAGATTGAGCTGAGCCCACACGAACTCCGCGAGATCACGGGCTACGCGGCAGAGTGTGCACGCCGGGCATTGTCGATCTTCGAGCAGAGCGCTCCTGCCGACCCGCGCCCCCGCGACGCCATCGATGCCGCACAGGCTTTCGCCGCGGGCGGTCGGCGCACGGCGGCTCTGCGGCAGAGCGCATGGGCGGCATACAGTGCGGCACGAGAAGCCGCTTCGCCCGCCGCGGCCGACGCGGCACGAGCGGCAAGCCATGCGGCCGCCGCTGCCTACCTTCACCCCTTGGCAAACGCTCATCAGGTGAAACACATTCTCGGTGCGGCAGCGCATGCGGCCCGAGCAGAAGAGTTGACATCCGGAGAAGACCGACGTGTCACCGCGGGGACCCTTGATTGGGCGCGTCACCACGCCCCCACAGCGGTCACCGCGGTGCTCGGCCGTATGCCCGCCGCACCTCCGGGAGGCGGCCGCGTGGGCGAGTTCATCCGCGTCCTGGACGCCGCCCTCCGCGCCTGA